Proteins encoded together in one Portunus trituberculatus isolate SZX2019 chromosome 39, ASM1759143v1, whole genome shotgun sequence window:
- the LOC123515530 gene encoding fatty acid hydroxylase domain-containing protein 2-like, whose translation MADSETYQGDQGMVQRPASPAPADLWSTLKKALFIIGSSTIVFVALRNSLTYHLQHFWGASGDFWQHQWDKILHTYGDDPFTFMVYGTTIVSYVVYWTVGLLYTFVDMTGYPAILKRYKIQPGTNEPVETWKLIKCILWVNFNQIFIGIPFSMACFYLLRLRGWNESRQLPTFHWVIFELIICILMEEIGFYYSHRLFHHRMLYKHFHKMHHEWQSPISITAIYAHPLEHALSNMMPVFLGPLLMGSHVATIWLWVSLALLSTLNAHSGYHLPFFPSPEAHDFHHLKFNQCYGVLGVLDLLHGTDDKFRASKCFSRHLMMLSLVPPREAYPDVLPKGKVIRGKQCYDQPSEDSQ comes from the exons ATGGCTGACTCGGAGACCTACCAGGGTGACCAAGGCATGGTGCAGCGGCCTGCCTCCCCTGCACCAGCTGATCTGTGGTCCACCCTCAAGAAGGCGCTCTTCATCATTGGTTCCAGCACCATCGTCTTTGTGGCCCTGCGTAACAGCTTGACCTA TCACCTGCAGCACTTCTGGGGTGCCTCAGGTGACTTCTGGCAGCACCAATGGGACAAGATCCTCCACACCTATGGAGATGACCCCTTCACCTTCATGGTCTATG GTACCACCATTGTGTCCTATGTTGTGTACTGGACAGTGGGCCTCCTGTACACTTTTGTGGACATGACAGGCTACCCGGCCATCCTCAAGCGCTATAAGATACAGCCCGGCACCAATGAGCCTGTAGAGACCTGGAAGCTAATCAAG TGCATCCTGTGGGTGAACTTCAATCAAATCTTCATAGGCATCCCCTTCAGCATGGCATGTTTCTATTTGCTGCGGCTGCGTGGCTGGAATGAGTCGCGGCAGCTGCCCACCTTCCACTGGGTCATCTTTGAACTCATCATATGCATCCTGATGGAGGAGATTGGCTTCTACTACTCACACAG ACTGTTCCACCACCGAATGCTGTACAAACACTTCCACAAGATGCATCATGAGTGGCAGagtcccatctccatcacagcCATCTATGCCCACCCTCTAGAGCATGCCCTGTCCAACATGATGCCTGTCTTCCTGGGACCACTGCTCATGGGCTCCCACGTGGCTACCATCTGGCTGTGGGTGTCCTTAGCTCTACTCAGCACACTCAATGCCCACAGTGGATACCATCTGCCCTTCTTCCCATCCCCTGAGGCTCATGATTTCCACCACCTCAA GTTCAACCAGTGCTACGGAGTCTTGGGGGTTCTGGATCTCCTTCATGGCACTGATGACAAGTTCCGAGCCTCCAAGTGCTTCTCCCGTCACTTGATGATGCTGTCACTGGTGCCACCCCGCGAGGCCTACCCTGATGTCCTGCCTAAGGGGAAAGTGATCCGTGGCAAGCAGTGTTATGATCAGCCCTCTGAAGACTCACAGTAA